The following proteins come from a genomic window of Ictalurus furcatus strain D&B chromosome 14, Billie_1.0, whole genome shotgun sequence:
- the syt8 gene encoding synaptotagmin VIII has translation MLCCCIKCCCKGKKKKKKQNQKFSLKGLNGTSTTSLVQPDTGDVEYGSLNQPRGKLLYSLEYNAARSEMTVGVKEAAELMAMDSSGTSDPYVKVYIRPNKFKTYETKVFRKTLNPVFNEHFKYQISQKDLSESILMMQVYDFNRFSKHDVIGELRLELSTVDWNHVIEEWTDLNAPSKNEQEHLGEICFSLRYVPTASKLTVVILEAKNLKDMDIGGSSDPYVKIQLVLDKKKWKKKKTSVKKQTLNPYFNESFTFDVSFDQIQRVQLVISVWDHDKVSRNDAIGKIFLGCDATGNQLRHWADMLSNPRRPVAQWHTLLSAEQVDTTLALKHTLRIPFTNKTF, from the exons atGCTGTGCTGCTGCATAAAGTGCTGCTgcaaaggaaagaagaagaaaaagaagcagaatCAGAAGTTCAGTCTGAAAGGACTGAACGGCACCAGTACAACATCACTG GTGCAGCCTGACACGGGGGATGTAGAGTATGGATCACTTAACCAGCCACGAGGGAAGCTGCTGTATTCTCTGGAGTACAATGCAGCACGCTCAGAG ATGACTGTCGGAGTGAAAGAAGCTGCAGAATTAATGGCTATGGACTCCTCAGGAACATCTGACCCCTATGTAAAAGTTTACATTCGTCCCAACAAGTTCAAAACCTATGAGACCAAAGTGTTTAGAAAAACTCTGAACCCAGTGTTCAACGAGCACTTTAAGTATCAG ATTTCTCAGAAGGATCTCAGCGAGTCTATCCTCATGATGCAGGTGTATGACTTCAACAGATTCTCCAAACATGATGTGATTGGTGAGCTGAGACTGGAGCTCTCTACTGTGGACTGGAACCATGTGATTGAGGAGTGGACAGACCTGAATGCACCCTCAAAAAATGAG CAAGAACATCTGGGTGAGATTTGTTTCTCCCTGCGTTATGTCCCCACTGCAAGTAAGCTCACTGTGGTGATTCTGGAGGCCAAGAACTTAAAGGATATGGACATTGGAGGTTCTTCAG ATCCATATGTTAAAATCCAGTTGGTTCTGGACAAGAAGAagtggaagaaaaagaaaacatcggTGAAGAAGCAAACACTGAATCCTTACTTCAATGAATCCTTTACATTTGATGTGTCATTTGATCAGATTCAG AGAGTCCAGTTGGTGATCTCTGTGTGGGACCATGATAAAGTGAGCAGGAACGATGCCATTGGGAAGATCTTCCTGGGATGTGATGCTACAGGAAACCAGCTGCGGCACTGGGCAGACATGCTGTCAAACCCACGCAGGCCGGTGGCACAGTGGCATACACTGCTTTCAGCCGAGCAGGTGGACACAACTCTGgccttaaaacacacactgaggaTCCCATTCACTAATAAGACTTTTTGA
- the pdcd2l gene encoding programmed cell death protein 2-like isoform X2, with amino-acid sequence MEESPLIGICDAAIDKKKDTHYYTNKIGGCPDLIPGVSTPHSQCTLCGGLLSHIVQIYCPLAASPYHRTINVFACSAPQCHGKLESWKVLRSQCMESEISEPSACQSSDKTPVSSTDWCDDADDWGMDSEENVYNEQTCTAQPETDDLTASLESFYISVVEETDLVGQNDLEHANRLLKEYQEREGVAIREIARCEGEGGEEAYEKAKAKHGDAVFSSFMKRISLCPEQVLRYSWSGTPLFIMEPPSNINQTVPPCAHCGSPRVFEFQLMPALVSLLRSAHLTSELAVEFGTVLIYTCRDSCWTSGSRSPIEEFHFVQTDPDQKLFK; translated from the exons ATGGAGGAATCGCCACTCATAGGAATATGTGACGCTGCTATTGATAAGAAGAAAGACACGCattattacacaaataaaatcgGAGGATGTCCG GACCTGATACCAGGTGTATCTACTCCACATAGCCAGTGCACTCTTTGTGGTGGGCTCCTCAGTCACATTGTTCAAATATACTGCCCCCTTGCGGCATCTCCATATCATCGCACCATTAATGTGTTTGCCTGCAGTGCTCCACAGTGTCATGGCAAGCTGGAAAG CTGGAAAGTGCTCCGTTCACAGTGTATGGAGTCTGAGATAAGTGAACCTTCAGCGTGTCAGAGCTCTGATAAAACACCAGTTTCCAGTACAGACTGGTGTGACGATGCAGATGACTGGGGAATGGACTCTGAGGAGAATGTGTACAATGAACAGACTTGTACAGCTCAGCCTGAGACAGATGACCTTACAGCAAGCCTGGAG TCCTTCTACATCAGTGTGGTGGAGGAGACGGACCTTGTGGGGCAAAATGACCTGGAGCATGCCAACAGACTGCTGAAGGAGTATCAGGAGAGGGAGGGCGTGGCCATCAGGGAGATTGCACG CTGTGAAGGTGAAGGAGGGGAGGAGGCGTATGAAAAAGCCAAAGCCAAACATGGAGATGCAGTCTTCTCCAGTTTCATGAAGAGAATCTCCCTCTGTCCAGAACAAGTGCTTCG ATACAGTTGGAGTGGGACGCCATTATTTATAATGGAGCCACCTTCAAACATTAATCAGACCGTGCCTCCTTGTGCACACTGTGGCAGTCCTAGAGTTTTTGAATTCCAGTTAATGCCAGCACTGGTCAGTTTGCTCCGCAGTGCACATCTAACTTCAG AGCTTGCAGTTGAGTTCGGAACTGTTTTGATTTATACCTGCAGAGACAGTTGTTGGACATCTGGATCAAGAAGTCCTATTGAGGAATTCCACTTTGTACAAACTGATCCTGACCAAAAGCTCTTTAAATGA
- the pdcd2l gene encoding programmed cell death protein 2-like isoform X1: MEESPLIGICDAAIDKKKDTHYYTNKIGGCPDLIPGVSTPHSQCTLCGGLLSHIVQIYCPLAASPYHRTINVFACSAPQCHGKLESWKVLRSQCMESEISEPSACQSSDKTPVSSTDWCDDADDWGMDSEENVYNEQTCTAQPETDDLTASLEVSSRLQDLCINVESAGQPTDIPTFQSFYISVVEETDLVGQNDLEHANRLLKEYQEREGVAIREIARCEGEGGEEAYEKAKAKHGDAVFSSFMKRISLCPEQVLRYSWSGTPLFIMEPPSNINQTVPPCAHCGSPRVFEFQLMPALVSLLRSAHLTSELAVEFGTVLIYTCRDSCWTSGSRSPIEEFHFVQTDPDQKLFK, from the exons ATGGAGGAATCGCCACTCATAGGAATATGTGACGCTGCTATTGATAAGAAGAAAGACACGCattattacacaaataaaatcgGAGGATGTCCG GACCTGATACCAGGTGTATCTACTCCACATAGCCAGTGCACTCTTTGTGGTGGGCTCCTCAGTCACATTGTTCAAATATACTGCCCCCTTGCGGCATCTCCATATCATCGCACCATTAATGTGTTTGCCTGCAGTGCTCCACAGTGTCATGGCAAGCTGGAAAG CTGGAAAGTGCTCCGTTCACAGTGTATGGAGTCTGAGATAAGTGAACCTTCAGCGTGTCAGAGCTCTGATAAAACACCAGTTTCCAGTACAGACTGGTGTGACGATGCAGATGACTGGGGAATGGACTCTGAGGAGAATGTGTACAATGAACAGACTTGTACAGCTCAGCCTGAGACAGATGACCTTACAGCAAGCCTGGAGGTCAGCAGCAGACTTCAAGACCTCTGTATAAATGTTGAATCTGCTGGACAACCTACAGATATTCCCACCTTTCAGTCCTTCTACATCAGTGTGGTGGAGGAGACGGACCTTGTGGGGCAAAATGACCTGGAGCATGCCAACAGACTGCTGAAGGAGTATCAGGAGAGGGAGGGCGTGGCCATCAGGGAGATTGCACG CTGTGAAGGTGAAGGAGGGGAGGAGGCGTATGAAAAAGCCAAAGCCAAACATGGAGATGCAGTCTTCTCCAGTTTCATGAAGAGAATCTCCCTCTGTCCAGAACAAGTGCTTCG ATACAGTTGGAGTGGGACGCCATTATTTATAATGGAGCCACCTTCAAACATTAATCAGACCGTGCCTCCTTGTGCACACTGTGGCAGTCCTAGAGTTTTTGAATTCCAGTTAATGCCAGCACTGGTCAGTTTGCTCCGCAGTGCACATCTAACTTCAG AGCTTGCAGTTGAGTTCGGAACTGTTTTGATTTATACCTGCAGAGACAGTTGTTGGACATCTGGATCAAGAAGTCCTATTGAGGAATTCCACTTTGTACAAACTGATCCTGACCAAAAGCTCTTTAAATGA